The following coding sequences lie in one Gorilla gorilla gorilla isolate KB3781 chromosome 5, NHGRI_mGorGor1-v2.1_pri, whole genome shotgun sequence genomic window:
- the LOC101134474 gene encoding putative uncharacterized protein encoded by LINC00472: MRPGSAPRAPECGAPALRRPQLDRLPALPARPAPSRGRGDPSLRWPAKEVGPRPQIPATCEPGKVCGASAGRRDAARPSRPRSPRVTFSTRRQPGPQRGRRGLRGGPESVRGLPHLGLRHQTCWHHLLVGPCGQGTLHETTSAVLESCCRRRKREEDNTTQEGISTSGHNGSGSC, translated from the exons ATGCGGCCGGGCTCGGCCCCGCGCGCCCCAGAGTGCGGGGCGCCCGCGCTCCGCCGACCCCAACTTGACCGTCTCCCGGCTCTCCCGGCTCGCCCAGCCCCCTCCCGGGGTAGGGGCGACCCCTCGCTCCGGTGGCCGGCGAAGGAAGTCGGTCCGCGGCCGCAGATCCCGGCAACTTGCGAGCCGGGAAAAGTTTGCGGCGCCTCCGCGGGGCGGCGCGACGCGGCCCGCCCCTCGCGTCCGCGGTCACCGCGGGTGACTTTCTCGACTCGTCGTCAGCCGGGGCCGCAGCGCGGCCGGCGGGGACTGCGGGGAGGGCCGGAGTCCGTCCGAGGGCTCCCGCACCTCGGGCTGCGG CACCAGACATGTTGGCATCATCTCTTAGTTGGGCCCTGTGGCCAGGGAACCCTTCATGAAACCACCTCTGCAG TCCTGGAGAGTTGCTgtagaagaaggaaaagagaggaagacaACACAACACAGGAGGGGATAAGTACCTCGGGACACAATGGAAGTGGTAGTTGTTGA